In Achromobacter spanius, the following proteins share a genomic window:
- a CDS encoding NAD(P)/FAD-dependent oxidoreductase translates to MASEYIDTYYKRTLSDGDTYYPPLAGVASTDVCVVGGGLAGLSTALELARRGRSVTLLEGRRIAWGASGRNGGSVSPAFSAGADAIKRHVDEDHYRQLYRLSMEGVEIIRDNIRTLAITDAHKVDGRLRVVRYEATDALNQWCDAQRRDFGRDVRFLTRSQVRERLVSDVYHQGVEDPASFHFHPLNYARALARECVRLGVRIHEDSPVTGVTLVGAIKHLKTAQGQIDARTVVLATGGYTGDVVPALRRAMLPIATYIMLTEPLGDRVLEAIRSTAAIGDDRRAGNYYRVLDGGRIGWGSRITTRVDDPPDLAESLRRELLSVYPQLQGLRVETAWSGRMAYARHLMPQIGQLAPDVWYCTAFGGHGMNTTSIGGRVVAEGISGDTQRYKLFEPFGLAWNGGGLGTAAVQLTYWSYQARDWWRERLSRA, encoded by the coding sequence ATGGCCTCCGAGTACATCGACACCTATTACAAGCGCACGCTGTCCGACGGCGATACCTACTACCCGCCGTTGGCGGGCGTGGCCAGCACCGACGTCTGCGTGGTGGGCGGCGGCTTGGCCGGCTTGTCGACCGCGCTGGAACTGGCCCGACGCGGGCGCAGCGTCACCTTGCTGGAAGGGCGGCGCATCGCCTGGGGGGCATCGGGGCGCAACGGCGGCTCGGTATCGCCCGCGTTTTCGGCCGGCGCCGATGCCATCAAGCGGCATGTGGACGAAGACCACTACCGCCAGCTTTACCGGCTGTCGATGGAAGGCGTGGAGATCATCCGCGACAACATCCGCACCCTAGCCATCACCGACGCGCACAAGGTCGATGGCCGGCTGCGCGTGGTGCGCTACGAAGCCACCGACGCGCTTAATCAGTGGTGCGACGCCCAGCGCCGCGACTTCGGCCGCGACGTGCGCTTCCTGACGCGCAGCCAGGTGCGTGAACGCCTGGTGTCCGACGTCTATCACCAAGGCGTCGAAGACCCGGCCTCGTTTCACTTTCATCCCTTGAACTACGCCCGCGCGCTGGCCCGCGAATGCGTGCGCCTGGGCGTGCGCATCCATGAAGATTCCCCCGTCACCGGCGTCACGCTGGTCGGCGCCATCAAGCACCTGAAGACGGCGCAGGGCCAGATCGACGCGCGCACCGTGGTGCTGGCTACCGGCGGCTATACCGGCGACGTGGTGCCCGCGCTGCGCCGGGCCATGTTGCCCATCGCCACCTACATCATGCTGACCGAACCGCTGGGCGACCGGGTGCTTGAAGCCATTCGCAGCACCGCCGCCATCGGCGACGACCGCCGCGCCGGCAACTATTACCGCGTGCTGGATGGCGGCCGCATTGGCTGGGGCAGTAGAATCACCACCCGTGTCGACGACCCACCCGATCTGGCCGAGTCCCTGCGCCGCGAATTGCTGTCCGTTTACCCGCAATTGCAGGGGCTGCGCGTGGAAACCGCCTGGTCGGGTCGCATGGCCTACGCCCGGCACTTGATGCCGCAGATCGGCCAGTTGGCGCCAGACGTCTGGTATTGCACCGCGTTCGGCGGGCACGGCATGAACACCACGTCTATCGGCGGGCGCGTCGTGGCCGAAGGGATCTCCGGCGACACGCAGCGCTACAAGCTGTTCGAACCCTTTGGGCTGGCGTGGAACGGCGGCGGGCTGGGCACCGCGGCGGTTCAACTGACTTATTGGTCTTACCAGGCGCGCGACTGGTGGCGGGAGCGCTTATCGCGGGCATGA
- a CDS encoding TonB-dependent siderophore receptor — protein MAFPRAARHTLLASVLLGAILPHLPSSAWAQAAADDQRRAYRIDAGGLNAALLRFGAQAGVLIASDPAVTSGLQSPGVDGVMSVREGLVALLRGTGLEALPERDGYRLVRVPPPGVTQLEPVTVLGRVGVTENTGSFTASSATVGGKTAQALREVPQSVSVITRQEIEDRRLVSLNDVMSATPGISMFQGAMLSSNYLSRGFAIGNMRVDGGASMYRSFGADDDMAFYDHVEVLRGADGLFGGANEAGGTINLVRKKPTPELQVIAQAEVGSWAYKRTDLDVSGPLTENGKLRGRGVLAYEDKNFFYDVAHSRRTLGYGILEADLTSTTTAFVGASYQKRDSSYQGYGLPRYATGEDLKLPRNTYLSGADDQATRTIVNLFGHVTQQLGGDWSANLDINHENSHQDRFDHYFSGAIDPLTGSGLFDTASDQNEHFKNTSIDLSANGSFGLWGRRHQVVVGASWERFRPSTYGSKPANRGQAVPDIFEFDPYDYPRDTDFTPMWNQTTDTRQAGVYGSLNMHLADPLHVIVGGRLSRYDYTFTNQTLNAAREVTATSVTQYQDDNVFTPYLAATVDLNDTWTTYASVAETFKSQANSLQGPAPGNPLDPVTGRNYEIGLKGEHLDGKLHSAFAIYQIERKNAAVRDTAYPSSRAGNGATCCFLPNGNIVSKGFDAELSGEVAPGVQLTASYNYNQNRDRNASGGSYQPLTPKHMAKIFATYQLPGELHRWKVGGGVSIQSSTYVSGSAYLRNADGSLSKQSTPYKFTQPGYAIWNAFAQYQISDNWSAQVNVNNLFDKTYYSTVGYLDYGNFYGTPRSAALTLRGRF, from the coding sequence ATGGCCTTTCCCCGAGCCGCCCGCCACACCCTTCTTGCGTCGGTATTGCTTGGCGCAATCCTTCCTCATCTGCCGTCTTCTGCCTGGGCGCAGGCGGCAGCCGACGATCAGCGTCGCGCCTATCGCATTGACGCGGGTGGCTTGAACGCCGCCTTGTTGAGATTTGGCGCTCAGGCCGGGGTGTTGATCGCAAGCGATCCCGCCGTCACGTCGGGTTTGCAGAGTCCGGGCGTGGACGGGGTGATGAGCGTCAGGGAAGGGCTGGTGGCGCTGCTGCGCGGCACGGGTCTGGAGGCGCTGCCCGAGCGTGACGGGTATCGCCTGGTTCGCGTGCCGCCGCCCGGTGTGACTCAGCTTGAGCCCGTCACCGTGCTGGGCCGCGTGGGCGTGACCGAAAACACGGGTTCTTTCACCGCCAGTTCGGCCACGGTAGGGGGCAAGACGGCGCAAGCGCTGCGCGAGGTGCCGCAAAGCGTGTCGGTGATCACTCGGCAAGAAATCGAAGACCGGCGTCTGGTCAGCCTGAACGATGTGATGAGCGCCACCCCGGGCATCTCGATGTTCCAGGGGGCGATGCTCAGCAGCAACTACCTGTCGCGCGGATTCGCAATCGGCAATATGCGCGTGGATGGTGGGGCGTCGATGTACCGCTCGTTCGGTGCGGACGATGACATGGCGTTCTATGACCACGTCGAAGTGCTGCGCGGTGCTGACGGCCTGTTTGGCGGCGCCAACGAAGCCGGCGGCACGATCAACCTGGTACGCAAGAAACCCACCCCGGAATTGCAGGTTATCGCGCAGGCCGAGGTAGGCAGTTGGGCCTATAAGCGTACGGATCTGGACGTGAGTGGCCCGCTGACGGAAAACGGCAAATTGCGTGGGCGCGGCGTGCTGGCCTATGAAGACAAGAACTTCTTCTACGATGTGGCGCACAGCCGCCGCACGCTGGGCTACGGGATTCTTGAAGCGGATCTGACCAGCACCACCACGGCCTTTGTCGGGGCCTCTTATCAAAAGCGGGATTCGTCCTATCAGGGCTACGGTTTGCCGCGCTATGCCACCGGCGAAGACCTGAAGCTTCCCCGCAATACCTACCTTAGCGGCGCCGACGATCAGGCGACCCGGACCATCGTCAATCTCTTCGGGCATGTGACGCAGCAGCTTGGAGGCGATTGGAGCGCCAACCTGGACATCAACCATGAAAACTCGCACCAGGACCGCTTCGATCACTATTTCTCCGGCGCGATCGACCCCTTGACGGGCAGCGGGTTGTTCGACACCGCCAGCGACCAGAACGAGCACTTCAAGAACACGTCCATCGACTTATCCGCCAATGGTTCGTTTGGCCTGTGGGGCCGCCGCCACCAGGTGGTGGTGGGCGCCAGTTGGGAACGTTTCCGGCCCAGCACGTATGGTTCCAAACCGGCCAATCGCGGCCAGGCGGTGCCGGACATCTTTGAGTTCGACCCTTACGATTACCCGCGCGACACGGACTTCACGCCGATGTGGAATCAGACCACCGACACGCGGCAGGCCGGCGTGTACGGGTCGCTGAACATGCATCTGGCGGATCCGCTGCATGTCATTGTGGGCGGCCGCCTGAGCCGGTACGACTACACATTCACGAACCAGACCTTGAATGCGGCAAGAGAGGTCACTGCAACCTCGGTGACCCAGTACCAGGACGACAATGTCTTTACGCCCTATCTGGCCGCGACGGTTGATCTGAACGACACCTGGACCACCTACGCCAGCGTGGCCGAAACCTTCAAATCGCAAGCCAACAGCCTGCAAGGCCCGGCGCCCGGTAACCCGCTGGACCCGGTAACCGGCCGCAACTACGAGATCGGCCTGAAGGGCGAGCATCTGGACGGCAAGCTGCACAGCGCGTTCGCCATTTATCAGATCGAGCGCAAAAATGCCGCCGTGCGCGATACGGCCTATCCGTCCAGCAGGGCGGGCAACGGCGCGACGTGCTGCTTCCTGCCCAACGGGAACATCGTCAGCAAGGGCTTTGACGCGGAGCTGAGCGGGGAAGTAGCGCCGGGCGTGCAACTGACAGCCAGCTACAACTACAACCAGAATCGCGACCGCAATGCGTCGGGAGGCAGCTATCAGCCCCTGACGCCCAAGCACATGGCCAAGATCTTTGCGACCTACCAGTTGCCGGGCGAACTGCATCGCTGGAAAGTGGGCGGCGGCGTCAGCATCCAAAGCAGCACCTATGTCAGCGGCAGCGCGTACTTGCGCAATGCCGACGGCAGCCTCAGCAAGCAAAGCACGCCTTACAAGTTCACGCAGCCCGGCTACGCGATCTGGAATGCATTTGCCCAATACCAGATCAGCGACAACTGGTCGGCGCAGGTCAACGTGAACAATCTGTTCGACAAGACCTACTACAGCACGGTCGGGTACCTGGACTACGGCAACTTCTACGGGACGCCGCGCAGCGCGGCATTGACCTTGCGCGGCCGCTTCTAA
- a CDS encoding FecR domain-containing protein, which yields MADAAMLSKRAPDGPPVDRKRLAQAADWMARLQGEPSDATVAACLRWRQAHPDNETIWQRMCAMRGDLAARCAVAPPAVAVELIERAAMRRARRDALKWMVTGGAVAGLAWAAEPWERVPVLLADQRTGTGELRSLTLDDGTRIVMGPGTALDLRLHQRPRSLVLRSGEILITSGSSNDLGPLSVMTRDGVLTPVGTRYSVRDNGDDRGYEIAVFVGAVDIVARADGRVTRVLAGQHTALQASGAGPVLPLAPGADAWTHGMLLADRMPLGDFVAQLARYRTGVLRCDPAIARLEVVGTYPLTDTDSILTMLPRVLPVRVHYRTRYWVTLSAAH from the coding sequence ATGGCTGACGCCGCGATGCTGAGCAAGCGTGCACCGGACGGCCCGCCGGTCGATCGCAAGCGCCTGGCGCAGGCGGCCGACTGGATGGCCCGGCTGCAAGGCGAGCCCAGCGACGCGACGGTGGCCGCCTGTCTGCGCTGGCGTCAGGCGCATCCCGACAACGAAACCATCTGGCAGCGGATGTGCGCCATGCGCGGCGATCTTGCAGCGCGCTGTGCCGTGGCGCCGCCGGCGGTCGCGGTCGAATTGATCGAGCGGGCCGCGATGCGCCGCGCGCGCCGCGACGCGCTCAAGTGGATGGTGACGGGCGGTGCCGTGGCCGGGCTGGCATGGGCCGCCGAACCGTGGGAGCGCGTGCCCGTCCTGCTGGCGGATCAGCGCACGGGCACGGGCGAGCTGCGCAGCCTGACGTTGGATGACGGCACGCGCATCGTCATGGGGCCGGGCACCGCGCTGGACCTGCGCCTGCACCAGCGGCCTCGCTCCCTGGTGCTGCGTTCGGGTGAAATCTTGATCACCAGTGGCAGTTCCAACGACTTGGGCCCGCTGTCGGTGATGACGCGCGACGGCGTGCTGACGCCGGTGGGTACGCGCTATTCCGTGCGCGACAACGGGGATGACCGAGGCTATGAGATCGCCGTTTTTGTAGGGGCGGTGGATATCGTCGCGCGCGCCGATGGGCGGGTGACACGGGTGCTGGCAGGCCAGCATACGGCGCTGCAAGCGTCGGGCGCCGGTCCGGTGCTGCCGCTGGCGCCGGGCGCGGACGCCTGGACGCATGGCATGTTGTTGGCCGACCGGATGCCGTTGGGCGACTTCGTGGCGCAACTGGCCCGCTACCGGACGGGCGTGCTGCGTTGTGATCCCGCCATCGCGCGGCTGGAAGTGGTGGGCACGTATCCGTTGACGGACACCGACAGCATCCTGACGATGCTGCCCCGGGTGTTGCCCGTGCGCGTGCATTACCGCACGCGATATTGGGTGACCCTGAGCGCCGCCCACTGA
- a CDS encoding sigma-70 family RNA polymerase sigma factor: MSSSSDVMKGQAVEDLYRVHHRWLVTLLRRKTGNVDQAADLAHDTFERVLRDDIRAIIAAPRACLTNIARTLTIGHFRRAAVEAAYCEVLARQPVDVAPSPEEQALVVEAVTAVCAVLDGLSVHVHRVFMLAQVQGLSQSDIARELGISTNAVQKALSKALQHCYLAIYG, from the coding sequence GTGTCTTCCTCATCCGATGTTATGAAAGGCCAGGCGGTCGAGGACCTTTATCGCGTCCATCACCGCTGGCTGGTGACACTACTGCGGCGCAAGACGGGTAACGTCGACCAGGCGGCTGACTTGGCGCACGACACCTTCGAACGGGTCTTGCGTGACGACATCCGCGCCATCATCGCGGCGCCGCGCGCCTGCCTGACCAACATCGCACGCACGCTGACCATCGGCCATTTCCGCCGGGCGGCCGTCGAGGCGGCCTATTGCGAGGTGCTGGCGCGCCAGCCCGTCGACGTGGCCCCTTCGCCGGAAGAGCAGGCGCTGGTGGTCGAGGCGGTGACGGCGGTGTGCGCCGTGTTGGATGGCTTGTCGGTGCATGTGCACCGGGTGTTCATGCTGGCGCAGGTGCAAGGCCTGTCGCAGTCCGACATCGCCCGCGAACTCGGCATTTCCACCAACGCCGTACAGAAAGCCTTGTCCAAGGCCTTGCAGCATTGCTATCTGGCGATCTATGGCTGA
- a CDS encoding AMP-binding protein — protein sequence MKAMTLAAGLAQTVAARGPEEAFVAPGERLSWNELAAGARLRARALYAAGVRRDDHVGIFLGNGGDWLQLFYACALIGAVTVPVNTRFKTEELAFCLQQADVKLLLTADTFLGIDFLDLLQRVEPALTQRLPGAALPVLEKVVVLGDRSLPGTTSWADFIEGADRADAAGFDAALQAVASDDVLLIQYTSGTTSFPKGVMLSHANMLGNAAAVAQRMGVQPEDRYFSIRPYFHVAGTTLSILVSLVTGCCLLTLPNFDVGQTLRMLDEERCTLTSGNDTIFLMLMGHPDFDRQRIHLRGGWAAAGPEVMQKIRDVMGVPSVCNAYGQSEASPNIVMSSWNDEFSLRAHGWALPHPGMEIRLVDPATGAVVAPGGQGEIQARGWSVMKGYYKMPEATARALSEDGWLSTGDLGEMNAEGRLRMVGRLKDMFRVGGENVAPAEVEEVLHGHPAVRMAQVVGVPDARLGEVPAAFVLLREDQQAETAELIAWCKGRCANFKVPRYMEIVDTFENIGMTGSSKVQKIKLRAHAIRLFGLEEKA from the coding sequence ATGAAGGCGATGACTCTGGCTGCCGGTTTGGCGCAGACGGTGGCGGCACGTGGCCCTGAAGAGGCCTTTGTCGCCCCGGGGGAACGTTTGAGCTGGAATGAGCTTGCGGCCGGCGCCCGGCTACGCGCGCGGGCGCTGTATGCGGCCGGTGTGCGCCGTGATGACCATGTCGGCATCTTTCTTGGCAATGGCGGCGACTGGTTGCAGTTGTTCTACGCCTGCGCCTTGATCGGCGCGGTGACGGTGCCGGTCAATACCCGGTTCAAGACGGAAGAGCTGGCCTTTTGCCTGCAACAGGCTGACGTCAAGCTGCTGCTGACGGCCGACACCTTTCTGGGCATAGACTTTCTGGATCTGCTGCAACGGGTAGAGCCGGCCCTGACTCAGCGTCTGCCCGGCGCGGCGCTGCCGGTATTGGAAAAAGTAGTGGTGCTGGGTGATCGCAGCCTGCCGGGCACGACCTCGTGGGCAGACTTTATCGAAGGCGCGGATCGTGCCGACGCGGCAGGCTTTGATGCAGCCCTGCAAGCCGTCGCAAGCGATGATGTGCTCCTGATCCAATACACCTCGGGCACGACTTCGTTCCCCAAGGGCGTCATGCTCAGCCACGCCAATATGCTGGGCAATGCCGCAGCCGTGGCGCAGCGCATGGGCGTGCAGCCGGAAGACCGCTATTTCAGTATCCGGCCTTATTTCCACGTGGCGGGCACCACGCTGTCCATTCTGGTCAGTCTGGTGACGGGGTGCTGCCTGCTGACCTTGCCGAATTTCGATGTGGGCCAGACCTTGCGCATGTTGGATGAAGAGCGCTGCACGCTGACCTCGGGCAACGACACGATCTTTTTGATGCTGATGGGCCATCCCGATTTTGACCGCCAGCGGATTCATTTGCGAGGCGGTTGGGCTGCCGCTGGCCCCGAGGTGATGCAGAAGATCCGCGATGTGATGGGCGTGCCCTCGGTGTGCAATGCCTATGGGCAATCCGAAGCCTCGCCCAATATCGTCATGTCGTCCTGGAACGATGAGTTTTCATTGCGCGCCCACGGTTGGGCCTTGCCCCATCCCGGCATGGAAATCCGCCTGGTCGATCCGGCCACCGGCGCGGTGGTCGCACCGGGCGGGCAGGGCGAGATCCAGGCCCGTGGCTGGAGCGTGATGAAGGGCTACTACAAGATGCCCGAGGCCACTGCGCGCGCCTTGAGCGAGGATGGCTGGCTCAGCACGGGCGACCTGGGCGAGATGAATGCCGAGGGCCGTTTGCGCATGGTGGGCCGCCTGAAGGATATGTTCCGGGTCGGTGGAGAGAACGTGGCGCCGGCCGAGGTTGAAGAGGTCTTGCATGGTCATCCGGCCGTGCGCATGGCCCAGGTGGTGGGGGTGCCCGATGCCCGTCTGGGCGAAGTGCCGGCCGCCTTTGTGCTCTTGCGAGAAGACCAGCAGGCCGAGACTGCCGAGTTGATCGCCTGGTGCAAAGGCCGTTGCGCCAATTTCAAGGTGCCGCGCTATATGGAAATCGTCGATACCTTCGAGAACATAGGCATGACGGGTAGCTCCAAGGTGCAGAAGATCAAGTTGCGCGCCCATGCGATCCGCCTGTTTGGCCTGGAGGAAAAAGCATGA
- a CDS encoding ABC transporter substrate-binding protein — protein MLKIKQWLGLASIAVASATVALPAQADELSDIIKRGELRVAVQTSGPLMSFMDKSGKRTGLAVEVAKRMADDLGVKLVLQDYEWKGLLPALLSGKADMVAADMTPTPQRAAQVLFSAPMFYAETVAVVPKDSPYKSYQELNKDGVNVGVLGASTYAEAGKKMLPKATMKEFSGGSAPVGQALSSGRLDAGIMSMSTANQFLVDFGNLRVLDGVMVREPLAFAVGPNAFRLKFWLDNWQTLKTADNTLPEQVQYWYSTDWKKDHQ, from the coding sequence ATGCTGAAAATCAAACAATGGCTGGGCCTGGCCAGCATCGCCGTCGCCAGCGCCACCGTGGCGCTGCCCGCGCAAGCCGACGAACTAAGCGACATCATCAAGCGCGGCGAACTGCGCGTGGCCGTGCAGACCTCGGGCCCCTTGATGAGCTTCATGGACAAATCCGGCAAGCGCACCGGCCTGGCCGTGGAAGTGGCCAAGCGCATGGCCGACGACCTGGGCGTGAAGCTGGTCCTGCAAGACTATGAATGGAAGGGCCTGCTTCCCGCGCTGTTGTCCGGCAAGGCCGACATGGTGGCCGCCGACATGACGCCCACCCCGCAGCGCGCGGCCCAAGTGCTGTTCTCGGCGCCCATGTTCTATGCCGAAACGGTTGCCGTGGTGCCGAAAGACTCGCCCTACAAGTCGTACCAGGAATTGAACAAGGACGGCGTCAACGTCGGCGTGCTGGGCGCCAGCACCTACGCCGAAGCGGGCAAGAAGATGCTGCCCAAGGCCACCATGAAAGAGTTCTCCGGCGGCAGCGCCCCGGTCGGCCAGGCCCTGTCCAGCGGCCGCCTGGACGCCGGCATCATGTCCATGTCCACCGCCAACCAATTCCTGGTGGACTTCGGCAACCTGCGCGTGCTGGACGGCGTGATGGTGCGCGAGCCGCTGGCGTTCGCCGTCGGCCCCAACGCCTTCCGCCTGAAGTTCTGGCTGGATAACTGGCAAACGCTGAAGACCGCCGACAACACGCTGCCCGAGCAGGTGCAGTACTGGTACTCCACCGACTGGAAGAAAGACCACCAATAA
- a CDS encoding helix-turn-helix domain-containing protein, with product MHGNKQSALAQRLRALRQARNWTLKQAAAATGVAASTLSKIENSLLSPTYDNLIKIAAGLDLDVAELFTASDAHMGTGRRSLSREGEGRQYETPYYDHRLLCTALSHKRMMPFHTRVKARSFDEFQDWSRHRGEEFVYVLEGEVMLYTEFYEPARLKAGESFYIDSRMGHRVISLSEADAMVLWVSTHADIEDE from the coding sequence ATGCACGGCAACAAACAAAGCGCATTGGCGCAACGGCTGCGGGCCCTGCGCCAAGCGCGCAATTGGACCCTGAAGCAGGCGGCGGCAGCCACCGGCGTCGCCGCGTCCACGCTCTCGAAAATCGAAAACAGCCTCCTGTCGCCCACCTACGACAACCTGATCAAGATCGCCGCGGGCCTGGACCTGGACGTAGCCGAACTCTTCACCGCGTCCGACGCCCACATGGGCACCGGCCGTCGCAGCCTCAGCCGCGAAGGCGAAGGCCGCCAATACGAAACCCCGTACTACGACCACCGCCTGCTGTGCACCGCGCTGTCGCACAAGCGCATGATGCCGTTTCACACCCGCGTCAAGGCGCGCTCGTTCGACGAATTCCAAGACTGGAGCCGCCACCGCGGCGAAGAATTCGTCTACGTGCTGGAAGGGGAGGTCATGCTGTACACCGAGTTCTACGAACCGGCGCGTTTGAAGGCGGGCGAAAGCTTCTATATAGACAGCCGCATGGGCCACCGGGTGATCAGCCTGAGCGAGGCGGATGCGATGGTGCTGTGGGTGTCCACGCACGCGGATATCGAGGACGAGTAG
- a CDS encoding amino acid ABC transporter permease yields MLDSYLSTAGVVLPFLLKGFWETLKISFVAIIAGSLLGFVIGVIRSYHIRGIHQLLGLYIHILRGTPFLVQLYIFYFVLPSTGIALLHWDSATAAFVSLSVYTSCYVAEIVMGAIQSVPRGQTEGAMTLGLRPLQILRLVVLPQAMRLIVQPMSGVYVMLIKSTAILSVVGITELTRQGEVFIITFPAKSLFIYGMIAAIYFIYCYPLLRLANWLEKRLTGGLQGASLH; encoded by the coding sequence ATGCTGGATTCCTATCTTTCCACCGCCGGCGTCGTGCTGCCCTTCCTGCTGAAGGGCTTCTGGGAGACGCTGAAGATATCGTTCGTGGCCATCATCGCCGGGTCGCTGCTGGGCTTTGTGATAGGTGTGATACGCAGCTACCACATCCGTGGTATCCACCAATTGCTGGGCCTGTACATCCACATCCTGCGCGGCACGCCGTTCCTGGTGCAGCTTTATATCTTCTACTTTGTGTTGCCCAGCACCGGCATCGCACTGCTGCATTGGGATTCCGCCACCGCCGCCTTCGTGTCGCTGTCGGTGTACACGTCTTGCTATGTGGCGGAAATCGTCATGGGCGCCATCCAGTCCGTGCCGCGCGGCCAGACCGAAGGCGCCATGACACTCGGCCTGCGGCCCTTGCAGATCCTGCGGCTGGTCGTCCTGCCGCAAGCCATGCGCCTGATCGTGCAGCCCATGAGCGGCGTCTACGTCATGCTGATCAAAAGCACCGCCATCCTGTCGGTGGTCGGCATTACCGAACTGACGCGCCAGGGCGAGGTGTTCATCATTACCTTTCCGGCGAAATCGCTGTTCATCTACGGCATGATCGCCGCCATCTACTTCATCTACTGCTACCCGTTGCTGCGTCTGGCCAACTGGCTGGAAAAGCGCCTCACGGGCGGCCTGCAAGGCGCAAGCCTGCACTGA
- a CDS encoding amino acid ABC transporter permease has translation MDWLIDYYNWRIVSQYAGEFATGLTNTLIAAGASLVLSVLLGVPLALLHMSRRGAIWRPVAAYVQFIRSTPLLVQIYLVYYAVPMVIPGAGRWSEMVLGIMAMTLHHAAYMSEIIRVGIESVPRGQIEGAKACGMNYQQRLRYVVLPQAFVNTLPPLLGQTAVLIKDTSLLSLITVFELVAAGVQMNSDRIVPSESFLTIAAGYLLIYGVMLMLSRGVSLWLAGPAWNAR, from the coding sequence ATGGATTGGCTGATCGACTACTACAACTGGCGCATCGTCAGCCAGTACGCGGGCGAATTCGCCACGGGCCTGACCAACACGCTGATCGCGGCGGGCGCCAGCCTGGTGCTGTCCGTGTTGCTGGGTGTGCCGCTGGCCTTGCTGCACATGTCGCGCCGTGGCGCCATCTGGCGCCCGGTGGCGGCCTATGTGCAGTTCATCCGGTCCACCCCCTTGCTGGTGCAGATCTACCTGGTTTATTACGCCGTGCCCATGGTGATACCGGGCGCGGGGCGCTGGAGCGAAATGGTGCTGGGCATCATGGCCATGACGCTGCACCACGCCGCCTACATGAGCGAGATCATCCGCGTGGGCATTGAATCCGTGCCGCGCGGCCAGATCGAAGGCGCCAAGGCTTGCGGCATGAACTATCAACAGCGGCTGCGCTACGTGGTGCTGCCGCAGGCCTTCGTCAACACGCTGCCGCCGCTGCTGGGGCAGACCGCTGTGCTGATCAAGGACACCTCGCTGCTGTCGCTGATTACGGTCTTCGAATTGGTCGCGGCCGGCGTGCAGATGAACAGCGACCGCATCGTGCCCAGCGAAAGTTTCCTGACCATCGCCGCGGGATACCTGCTGATCTACGGCGTCATGCTGATGCTGTCGCGAGGCGTCAGCCTCTGGTTGGCCGGCCCGGCCTGGAACGCGAGGTAA
- a CDS encoding enoyl-CoA hydratase/isomerase family protein — translation MTRTYHTILFEVQDRVATVTLNRPESRNALSSQMCAELVQVMEAIAADPGVHVALIMGNGPAFCAGADLKERKTMNHQELTARRVQGFAAYAAIERLPQPVVAVVHGPAFGSGCEIAGACDFVLASTEAVFCYPEVGWGTVGATQRLPRIAGARMAKELLFTGRRFDAAEAREIGLVNHVYAPDALRQEAQAMAAAMARAQPLTMRLTKRSIDQGLATTREGAMAIELLAIEENLRGTDWQGAIAGFGKEPQA, via the coding sequence ATGACCCGGACTTATCACACGATTCTGTTTGAGGTGCAGGACCGTGTTGCCACGGTGACGTTGAATCGGCCCGAGAGCCGTAACGCGCTCAGTTCGCAGATGTGCGCGGAGTTGGTGCAGGTCATGGAGGCGATTGCGGCCGACCCCGGCGTGCACGTGGCGCTGATCATGGGCAACGGCCCCGCCTTTTGCGCTGGCGCCGATCTCAAGGAACGCAAAACCATGAACCATCAGGAGCTGACGGCGCGCCGGGTTCAGGGCTTTGCCGCCTATGCCGCCATTGAGCGCCTGCCGCAACCCGTGGTGGCGGTGGTGCATGGTCCGGCCTTTGGGTCTGGTTGCGAAATCGCCGGCGCCTGCGACTTCGTGCTGGCCTCCACCGAGGCCGTGTTCTGCTATCCCGAAGTGGGGTGGGGCACGGTCGGCGCAACGCAGCGTTTGCCGCGTATTGCTGGCGCTCGCATGGCCAAAGAGCTGTTGTTTACCGGCCGCCGCTTCGACGCCGCCGAGGCGCGCGAGATCGGTCTGGTCAACCATGTGTATGCGCCCGATGCGCTGCGCCAGGAGGCGCAAGCCATGGCGGCCGCGATGGCCCGTGCCCAGCCTTTGACCATGCGTCTGACCAAACGCAGCATCGATCAAGGCCTGGCCACCACGCGCGAAGGCGCGATGGCCATTGAACTGTTGGCCATCGAAGAAAACCTGCGTGGCACGGATTGGCAAGGCGCCATCGCCGGCTTTGGCAAGGAGCCCCAGGCATGA